One Haloarcula sp. CBA1127 genomic window carries:
- a CDS encoding PotD/PotF family extracellular solute-binding protein, whose protein sequence is MCGNNEHTESEPIRQSGTSRRRFLTATGAGTVGVFAGCASLASDDGDGGTGGESGGASTGDSSSGQDFSGETLRVMVWSGNYADRFEETIKPMYEERTGGRLQVNRGWNEILAKIRSAPAEQPPFDVTITEGYFYLLGRNDDLFLPVREENVPNLDGVIDYYTDFRTTEFGVPVDGAPTTLIYRNDLDFEPTTWADLAAPEAANGNGIGIDKGFWWFPQHDAAVAMDEKELAGEVYDEDLSMNVFDYMKEQWNIQGWASSGEDIWQLFANGIIDHAQWYYEQTAYDIDDYPDLSHTAPDRNSGFVNHWCPVRGTDKRRMAEDFLNFLLDAETQTRWSENSPTLFTNTDMEYATEKLNEDLPNNSDEAALVAWPEFDYINSNFDSFNQRISEMEASSN, encoded by the coding sequence ATGTGTGGCAATAACGAGCATACCGAGAGCGAACCGATCCGACAGTCTGGAACCAGCCGTCGACGGTTCCTGACCGCCACCGGAGCCGGAACCGTCGGAGTGTTCGCTGGCTGCGCTTCGTTAGCCAGCGATGACGGCGACGGTGGGACTGGTGGTGAAAGTGGCGGTGCCAGCACGGGCGACAGTAGTAGTGGCCAGGATTTCAGCGGTGAGACACTGCGCGTAATGGTCTGGAGCGGGAACTACGCTGACCGCTTCGAAGAAACGATAAAGCCGATGTACGAGGAGCGGACTGGTGGTCGATTACAGGTCAACCGCGGCTGGAACGAGATCCTGGCGAAAATCAGATCAGCACCGGCGGAGCAGCCGCCGTTCGATGTCACCATCACAGAGGGGTATTTTTACCTCCTTGGTCGCAACGATGACCTGTTCTTGCCGGTACGAGAGGAGAACGTGCCGAATCTGGACGGCGTCATCGATTATTACACTGACTTCCGAACCACGGAGTTCGGCGTCCCCGTCGACGGTGCACCGACGACGCTCATCTATCGAAACGATCTAGACTTCGAACCGACCACTTGGGCCGACCTTGCCGCCCCAGAAGCCGCCAACGGAAATGGAATCGGCATCGACAAAGGGTTCTGGTGGTTCCCGCAGCATGACGCTGCTGTCGCGATGGATGAAAAGGAGCTTGCCGGGGAAGTGTACGATGAGGACCTCTCGATGAACGTGTTTGACTATATGAAAGAGCAGTGGAACATCCAGGGCTGGGCGTCTTCCGGGGAAGACATCTGGCAACTGTTCGCGAACGGCATTATCGACCACGCGCAGTGGTACTACGAACAGACCGCGTACGATATTGACGACTATCCTGACCTGAGCCACACCGCACCGGACAGAAACAGCGGTTTCGTCAACCACTGGTGTCCGGTCCGTGGCACTGACAAACGGCGGATGGCGGAGGACTTCTTGAATTTCCTGCTGGACGCCGAGACCCAGACACGGTGGTCGGAAAACAGCCCGACGTTGTTTACGAATACGGACATGGAATACGCGACTGAGAAACTCAACGAGGACCTCCCCAACAACAGTGACGAAGCAGCGCTCGTCGCTTGGCCGGAGTT
- a CDS encoding IclR family transcriptional regulator, giving the protein MSVDTTELSIEIIDIVSDRDGARLRDIVEEVDVAKSTAHKHLTTLRDSGFLVKRGEIYQVGLRFLNYGEQARSRWPGYPHIEEAIAALTERTEEECDFVAPDRGRVITIAESYHKWAKFGDTTTEGPSKEYRARTGSYYHMHATASGLAVLATYSRSRVEDVIERWGLPARTDHTITSREELHAELEQIRERGYAVDDQGYTDGMRSIGKAVHGPEGDVIGALSVSGPTYRVDGMVLEQEVPNALRDVVDELEERLRTTS; this is encoded by the coding sequence ATGTCCGTCGATACCACGGAACTATCGATCGAGATTATCGATATCGTCTCCGACCGTGACGGTGCACGGCTTCGGGACATCGTCGAAGAGGTAGACGTGGCCAAGAGTACTGCACACAAGCATCTCACCACGCTCCGCGATAGCGGCTTTCTGGTCAAACGCGGCGAAATATATCAGGTCGGGTTGCGGTTCCTGAATTACGGCGAGCAGGCACGAAGTCGATGGCCCGGTTACCCGCACATCGAGGAAGCAATCGCAGCTCTCACCGAACGCACAGAGGAAGAGTGTGACTTCGTGGCTCCGGACCGTGGCAGGGTTATCACAATCGCCGAGTCCTATCACAAGTGGGCAAAGTTCGGGGATACGACTACTGAGGGGCCATCGAAGGAGTATCGGGCCAGGACTGGGTCGTATTATCATATGCACGCGACCGCCTCTGGGCTGGCAGTGTTAGCCACCTATTCCAGGTCCCGCGTCGAAGACGTTATCGAGCGGTGGGGGCTCCCTGCACGGACTGACCACACGATCACGTCGCGGGAAGAGTTGCACGCCGAACTGGAGCAGATTCGAGAACGCGGCTACGCTGTCGACGACCAGGGGTACACTGATGGGATGCGAAGCATCGGGAAAGCTGTTCACGGGCCGGAGGGGGACGTGATTGGCGCGCTCAGTGTCTCGGGACCGACGTATCGGGTTGATGGGATGGTTCTCGAACAGGAAGTTCCGAATGCGCTCAGGGATGTCGTCGACGAACTTGAAGAGCGCCTCCGAACGACGAGCTAA